One window of the Anomalospiza imberbis isolate Cuckoo-Finch-1a 21T00152 chromosome 24, ASM3175350v1, whole genome shotgun sequence genome contains the following:
- the LOC137462008 gene encoding serine/threonine-protein kinase pim-1-like produces the protein MAAASGEGRPGALGGRSGAAPGPGPSADSRVPPAGKAQEALQERYRLGSLLGSGGFGSVFAATRLSDGAPVAIKRVPRNRVRHWGELPDSTSAPLEVVLLAKVSSGCAGVIQLLEWLELPDSAVLVLERPERCQELSGFLAERRFLPEEEARGLFRQVLEAVRHCTSCGVLHRDIKPENILLDLGTGQLKLIDFGCGAFLQDTAYTQFAGTLYYSPPEWIHHQRYHGEAATIWSLGLLLYQMVMGKHPFRRGQEIIWGRILFPQRLSQGGSPSLATGAIPVLGDSSSS, from the exons ggggagggccggcccggggcgctcggggggcgctcgggggccgctcctggccccgggccgagcgctgacagccgcgtcccgcccgcagggaaggcgcaggaggccctgcaggagcggtaccggctgggttcgctgctgggcagcggcggcttcggcagcgtcttcgcggccacgcggctctcggacggcgccccg gtggccatcaaaagggtgccacggaaccgcgtccggcactggggcgagctg cccgacaGCACCAGCGCTCCCCTGGAGGttgtgctgctggccaaggtgtcctctggctgtgctggtgtcattcagctcctggagtggcttgagctccccgACAGcgctgtgctggtgctggagcgtccggagcggtgccaggagctgtcgggtttcctggcggagcggaggttcctgccagaggaggaggcgcgggggctgttccgccaggtgctggaggccgtgcggcactgcaccagctgcggggtcctgcacagggacatcaagcccgaaaacatcctgctcgacctgggCACCGGGCAGCTGAAGCTGatcgactttggctgtggcgccttcctccaagacacagcctacacccagtttgcag gaaccctgtactacagcccaccagagtggatccaccaccaacgctaccacggcgaggcagcgacgatctggtccctgggcctcctgctgtaccagatggtcatggggaagcacccgttcaggaggggccaggagatcatctgggggcggatcttgttcccacaacggctctctcaaggtggatccccatctctggccacgggggcaataccagtgctgggagacagcagcagctcgtga